Proteins from a genomic interval of Caldicellulosiruptor diazotrophicus:
- a CDS encoding HU family DNA-binding protein, with protein MNKTDLISAMAEKSGLTKKDAEKALNAFVDAVTEALSKGEKVQLVGFGSFEVRERAERVGRNPQTQEEIKIPATKVPVFKAGKMLKDAVAK; from the coding sequence ATGAACAAAACAGATTTGATTTCGGCAATGGCAGAGAAGAGTGGTCTTACAAAGAAGGATGCTGAGAAGGCACTAAATGCGTTTGTAGATGCTGTAACAGAAGCACTCTCTAAGGGGGAAAAGGTTCAGCTTGTTGGTTTTGGTTCATTTGAGGTAAGAGAGAGAGCGGAAAGAGTTGGTAGAAATCCTCAAACTCAAGAAGAGATAAAGATTCCAGCAACAAAGGTCCCTGTGTTCAAAGCAGGTAAAATGTTGAAAGATGCTGTTGCAAAATAG
- a CDS encoding FtsB family cell division protein, which yields MKRIFKVLKRVFVLVFIIAFFVYSATTIFKQQMILRQVKAQQREVIVQIEKIKKENEYLKRLAQYVGTKDYIQQVAREKLGLVGKDEIVFIDKNKKKKE from the coding sequence ATGAAAAGAATATTTAAAGTTTTAAAGAGAGTTTTTGTGCTTGTATTTATAATAGCCTTTTTTGTATATTCTGCTACTACAATTTTTAAGCAGCAAATGATTTTAAGACAGGTAAAGGCTCAGCAGCGGGAAGTCATTGTCCAGATAGAAAAAATCAAAAAGGAAAATGAATATCTAAAAAGGCTTGCGCAGTATGTTGGTACAAAAGACTACATTCAGCAAGTGGCGAGGGAAAAGCTTGGGCTTGTGGGTAAGGATGAAATTGTGTTCATAGATAAGAACAAAAAGAAGAAGGAGTAG
- the yabQ gene encoding spore cortex biosynthesis protein YabQ, with translation MPASVFDQISDFTSCFFLGFAVGIVFDSFFFKRILKRRTKEILFFISSVLSTAVLIVGLMFINFYTLKWYTFLAIACGIYVYKNTISPLYKEFLKKVNKVLSFNKK, from the coding sequence TTGCCGGCAAGCGTATTTGATCAAATTTCAGATTTTACAAGTTGTTTTTTCCTTGGATTTGCTGTAGGAATTGTATTTGATTCATTCTTTTTCAAGAGAATTTTGAAGCGCCGAACAAAAGAGATTCTGTTTTTTATATCATCAGTTTTATCCACTGCAGTATTGATAGTAGGTCTTATGTTTATAAATTTTTATACACTCAAATGGTACACTTTTTTGGCAATAGCTTGCGGTATTTATGTTTATAAAAATACCATTTCGCCACTCTATAAAGAATTTTTAAAAAAGGTGAACAAAGTTTTATCTTTTAATAAGAAATGA
- the mazG gene encoding nucleoside triphosphate pyrophosphohydrolase: MRASFDKLVEIMDILRNKCPWDRQQTHESLKKYLIEETYEVIEAIDEKDFEKLKEELGDLLLQVVFHAKIAQENGRFDIYEVVYDICQKMKRRHTHVFGSDNFSTAEEVLQNWDKIKNNEKEIETITDSMKRIPKHLPALMRSFKVQEKAAKVGFDWGSYEGALNKLYEEIEELKECLSKNDEKEKIEEEIGDILFAVVNIARFFDVDPEEALHRTVKKFITRFSYIEESVSKQGKKLDEISLEDMDKFWEEAKKV, from the coding sequence ATGAGAGCAAGTTTTGACAAACTTGTGGAAATTATGGATATACTAAGAAACAAATGCCCATGGGATAGACAACAGACACATGAAAGTCTTAAAAAGTACCTTATTGAAGAGACATATGAAGTTATTGAAGCTATAGATGAAAAAGACTTTGAAAAACTCAAAGAGGAACTTGGTGACCTGCTTTTGCAGGTAGTATTTCATGCCAAAATTGCTCAGGAAAATGGTAGATTTGATATCTACGAGGTTGTTTATGATATCTGTCAGAAGATGAAGAGAAGGCATACACATGTATTTGGTAGCGACAACTTTTCAACCGCTGAAGAGGTTCTTCAGAACTGGGATAAGATTAAAAACAATGAAAAAGAAATTGAAACTATTACAGATAGTATGAAAAGAATACCGAAACATCTTCCAGCTCTTATGAGAAGTTTTAAAGTTCAAGAAAAAGCAGCCAAGGTAGGTTTTGATTGGGGAAGTTATGAGGGAGCTTTAAATAAGCTATATGAAGAGATTGAAGAACTTAAAGAGTGTTTGTCAAAAAATGATGAAAAAGAGAAAATAGAAGAAGAAATTGGCGATATTCTTTTTGCAGTTGTAAATATTGCAAGGTTTTTTGATGTTGACCCTGAAGAAGCCTTGCACAGAACAGTTAAGAAATTTATAACCAGATTTTCATATATAGAAGAAAGTGTTTCCAAACAAGGCAAAAAATTGGATGAAATATCCCTTGAAGATATGGACAAATTTTGGGAAGAGGCAAAAAAAGTTTAG
- a CDS encoding sulfide/dihydroorotate dehydrogenase-like FAD/NAD-binding protein — protein MNEIVVKQNLAPNVWLMGIYSPQVAKKAKPGQFVILRVTENGERIPLTIADFDNEKGIVYIIFQVVGKTTLLLSQLNLSDKIIDFIGPLGMPYEHSPEDKDYLFVAGGLGIPAIFSKVKMLYSEGKNIDIIVGGRSKENIFFENELKKYCNNLYISTNDGSYGKKGFVTDILNDLLESGKRYDEIFAVGPVPMMKAVVDITKRFSIKTLVSLNPIMVDGTGMCGGCRVKIGNEVKFACVDGPIFNGFEVDFDGLMKKNSYYQDLENISYNEHKCKIGLGE, from the coding sequence ATGAATGAGATTGTTGTAAAGCAAAACTTAGCACCAAATGTATGGCTGATGGGCATATACTCCCCACAGGTTGCAAAAAAGGCAAAGCCCGGCCAGTTTGTAATTTTAAGGGTTACAGAAAATGGAGAAAGGATTCCTCTTACAATTGCAGATTTTGACAATGAAAAGGGAATTGTATACATCATATTTCAGGTTGTAGGAAAAACAACATTGCTTTTATCCCAGCTAAACCTCAGTGACAAAATAATTGATTTTATTGGTCCACTTGGTATGCCATATGAGCACAGCCCGGAAGATAAAGATTACCTTTTTGTGGCGGGTGGACTTGGAATACCAGCAATATTTTCAAAAGTTAAGATGCTTTACAGTGAAGGCAAAAACATAGATATTATCGTTGGCGGAAGATCAAAAGAAAATATCTTTTTTGAAAATGAATTAAAAAAATATTGCAATAATCTCTACATCTCTACAAACGACGGCTCCTATGGAAAAAAAGGATTTGTAACTGATATATTAAATGATCTTTTAGAAAGTGGCAAAAGGTATGATGAAATATTTGCTGTAGGACCAGTTCCAATGATGAAAGCAGTTGTTGACATTACAAAAAGGTTTTCAATCAAGACTTTGGTCAGTCTCAATCCAATTATGGTTGATGGAACAGGTATGTGTGGTGGATGTAGAGTAAAGATTGGAAATGAAGTAAAATTTGCCTGTGTTGATGGTCCTATTTTTAATGGATTTGAGGTTGACTTTGATGGACTTATGAAAAAAAATTCCTACTATCAAGACCTTGAAAATATTTCGTACAATGAACATAAATGCAAAATTGGATTGGGGGAATAG
- a CDS encoding sporulation transcriptional regulator SpoIIID, whose product MKKDIEKRVILAAEIMIKYNATVRKVARILGVSKSTIHNDLTERLLYIDKGLYRQVRAILERNKQERHIRGGLATKRKHLIKKSQLLSKNSGII is encoded by the coding sequence TTGAAAAAGGATATTGAAAAAAGAGTAATATTGGCAGCAGAAATAATGATTAAGTACAATGCAACTGTGAGAAAGGTTGCAAGGATTTTGGGTGTGTCAAAGTCTACAATTCATAATGACCTTACAGAAAGGCTTTTGTACATCGACAAAGGACTTTACAGACAGGTAAGAGCTATATTGGAAAGAAATAAGCAAGAAAGACATATAAGGGGAGGACTTGCAACTAAGAGAAAGCATCTTATCAAAAAATCACAGCTTCTTTCTAAAAATAGTGGTATAATATAG
- a CDS encoding YabP/YqfC family sporulation protein, translated as MDERKNLKSKIHNVLIENREKITINGVDDVESFDENNIILIVNDELLVIKGFDLRINKINTETGEVFIEGQIYSLEYGESSKKGLLSRLFK; from the coding sequence ATGGATGAAAGAAAAAATCTAAAATCTAAAATTCATAATGTGCTTATCGAAAACAGGGAAAAGATCACGATAAATGGTGTTGATGATGTTGAGAGCTTTGATGAAAACAATATCATACTTATTGTCAATGATGAATTGCTTGTAATAAAAGGGTTTGACCTTAGAATAAATAAAATAAACACAGAGACAGGTGAGGTATTCATAGAAGGACAGATTTATTCACTTGAGTATGGCGAAAGTTCTAAAAAAGGGTTGCTATCACGACTTTTTAAATGA
- a CDS encoding magnesium transporter: MPNVTSFYLSRVIGNKVFSEEKKVVGRLLDLIVDASYIRPKVIAAKVKSGGQTQIVDFSFFIIYKEKGQYVIETRNLKPIDVKKEDTIMLVRHILDKQIVDMNGRKVVRVNDIRLAVLSTGVYVIAVDIGFEGLLRRLGLAKPLKRVLKPLGKNIPSRLILWDDVQPLASPRLDLKLSTTYSKLATLHPSDLADIIEELDKKTQAYIFSTLDEEKAADVLEELEVEAQRNVLESLPVEKVADVLEKMPADEVADILDEIKEERAEELLNSMEKEASEEVKELMEYPENSVGAIMTTDFISFKTHFTVEQTIEELRRLKPEPDEIYYLYVVDNEEKLCGVVSLRDLVISEPQTPLYEIMNRDVVCVKDTDNVNSLVEIISKYSLLAVPVVNESKKLIGVVIINDIVYELLKMKRKLLL; this comes from the coding sequence ATGCCAAACGTCACAAGCTTTTATCTTAGCAGAGTAATTGGGAACAAGGTTTTTTCAGAAGAAAAGAAGGTTGTGGGAAGGCTTTTAGACTTGATTGTTGATGCAAGTTATATTAGACCCAAAGTGATTGCTGCAAAGGTAAAAAGTGGCGGTCAAACTCAAATTGTGGACTTTTCGTTTTTCATAATCTATAAGGAAAAAGGTCAGTACGTGATTGAAACAAGAAATTTAAAGCCAATCGATGTGAAAAAAGAAGATACCATTATGCTTGTTCGTCATATACTTGACAAGCAGATTGTTGATATGAACGGCAGAAAAGTTGTGAGGGTTAATGATATAAGACTTGCAGTACTTTCTACAGGTGTTTATGTAATAGCTGTAGATATCGGTTTTGAAGGACTTTTGAGGAGGCTTGGTCTTGCAAAGCCCCTGAAAAGGGTATTAAAACCGCTAGGTAAAAACATTCCTTCGCGTCTTATTTTGTGGGATGATGTTCAGCCACTTGCATCTCCAAGACTTGATTTAAAGCTTTCAACCACATATTCAAAGCTCGCTACATTACATCCTTCAGATTTGGCAGACATTATTGAAGAACTTGACAAAAAGACGCAAGCTTACATTTTTTCTACCTTAGATGAAGAAAAGGCTGCAGATGTTTTGGAAGAGCTTGAGGTTGAAGCACAGAGAAATGTTTTAGAGAGTCTTCCTGTTGAAAAAGTGGCAGATGTGCTTGAAAAAATGCCGGCTGATGAGGTTGCGGATATTCTTGATGAGATAAAAGAGGAAAGGGCAGAAGAGCTTCTAAATAGTATGGAAAAAGAAGCATCAGAAGAAGTCAAAGAACTTATGGAGTATCCCGAAAACAGTGTAGGTGCTATAATGACCACCGATTTTATCTCATTCAAGACACATTTTACAGTTGAGCAGACAATAGAGGAATTAAGACGTTTAAAACCTGAGCCAGATGAGATTTATTATTTGTACGTTGTGGACAACGAGGAAAAGCTTTGCGGAGTCGTGTCTTTACGCGACTTAGTAATCTCTGAGCCTCAAACACCGCTTTATGAGATAATGAACAGGGATGTGGTTTGTGTCAAAGACACTGACAATGTTAATTCTCTTGTTGAGATTATTTCAAAATATAGTCTTCTTGCTGTGCCTGTTGTGAATGAGAGCAAGAAACTCATTGGAGTTGTTATTATAAACGATATTGTATATGAACTATTAAAGATGAAAAGAAAACTGTTGCTGTAG
- a CDS encoding S1 RNA-binding domain-containing protein, translated as MSIKRGQILEGVVKGIREFGAFVELPGGKVGLVHISEVAEEYVEDIRKYLKENQIVKVKVINIKQDGKIGLSIKKAKETMKRESGKKRSKDDFEEKLSRFLKESNQKLSEYNKRFDGKRR; from the coding sequence GTGTCTATAAAAAGAGGTCAAATATTAGAAGGTGTTGTAAAAGGTATAAGAGAGTTTGGGGCATTTGTTGAATTACCAGGAGGCAAAGTTGGGCTTGTCCATATTTCAGAAGTTGCAGAAGAATATGTTGAGGATATAAGAAAATATTTAAAAGAAAATCAAATAGTTAAAGTAAAGGTTATTAATATCAAACAAGATGGTAAAATTGGCCTATCGATAAAAAAAGCTAAGGAAACAATGAAAAGAGAAAGTGGGAAAAAAAGATCTAAAGATGATTTTGAAGAGAAACTTTCAAGGTTTTTAAAAGAAAGTAATCAAAAGCTCAGTGAGTATAACAAAAGATTTGACGGAAAAAGAAGATAA
- the gltA gene encoding NADPH-dependent glutamate synthase, whose translation MQNWIGGIEKLDMLKRVPIREQEPIERIHNFDEVCFGYTSDEAVMEAQRCLQCKNAPCVKGCPVGVKIPEFIQLIKEKKFKESYFKILETNLLPAICGRVCPQETQCEQNCVRGIKGEPIAIGKLERFVADWFRQNCKFEFSKPQPNGRKVAIIGSGPAGLSCASSLAKMGYEVTVFEAFHKLGGVLYYGIPEFRLPKEVVEWEIENLKKMGVEFKTNMIFGKTFELEDLKQEGFDAVFISSGAGLPNFLNIEGEFLNGIYSANEFLTRINLMKAYKFPEYDTPIKLGKKVGVIGGGNVAMDAARVARRLGSEVYILYRRTETEMPARKEEIVHAKEEGIKIVELVSPVRFIGDDSGHVRAIELVKMMLSKEDSSGRRSVKPIDGSNFVFEADNFIVAIGQSPNPLIKKAVPDLELNPNGSIKVDETLMTNIEGVFAGGDIVTGAATVILAMGMGKKAAESIDRYLNAKKA comes from the coding sequence ATGCAAAATTGGATTGGGGGAATAGAAAAATTGGACATGTTAAAAAGAGTTCCTATCAGGGAACAGGAACCTATTGAGAGGATACACAACTTTGATGAAGTGTGTTTTGGCTACACATCTGATGAAGCTGTTATGGAAGCACAAAGATGTTTGCAGTGTAAAAATGCACCGTGTGTAAAAGGCTGCCCTGTTGGAGTTAAAATTCCTGAGTTCATTCAGCTTATAAAGGAAAAAAAATTCAAAGAAAGCTACTTTAAGATACTTGAGACAAACCTTCTTCCCGCTATATGTGGGCGTGTATGTCCTCAGGAAACTCAGTGCGAACAGAACTGTGTCCGTGGAATAAAAGGTGAACCAATTGCTATTGGCAAACTTGAAAGATTTGTGGCTGATTGGTTCAGACAAAACTGTAAATTTGAATTTTCAAAGCCTCAGCCAAACGGCAGAAAGGTTGCAATAATTGGTTCAGGACCTGCAGGACTTTCATGTGCCTCGTCTCTAGCAAAGATGGGTTATGAAGTTACAGTATTTGAAGCATTCCATAAACTTGGTGGGGTTTTATACTATGGAATACCTGAGTTCAGACTTCCAAAGGAGGTTGTTGAGTGGGAGATTGAAAATCTAAAGAAGATGGGCGTTGAGTTTAAAACAAACATGATATTCGGCAAGACATTTGAGTTGGAAGATTTAAAGCAGGAAGGGTTTGATGCTGTATTTATAAGCTCTGGCGCTGGACTTCCCAATTTTCTGAACATTGAGGGTGAGTTTTTAAACGGGATATATTCAGCAAATGAGTTTTTAACAAGGATAAACCTCATGAAAGCATATAAGTTTCCTGAATATGATACACCAATCAAACTTGGTAAGAAGGTCGGTGTAATTGGCGGTGGGAACGTTGCAATGGATGCTGCAAGAGTGGCAAGACGCCTTGGAAGTGAGGTATATATCTTATATCGAAGAACTGAGACTGAGATGCCCGCAAGAAAAGAAGAAATCGTTCACGCAAAAGAAGAAGGAATAAAAATAGTTGAGCTTGTAAGTCCTGTGAGGTTCATAGGTGATGATTCAGGACATGTCAGAGCTATAGAACTTGTAAAAATGATGTTATCAAAGGAAGATTCCTCAGGCAGGCGAAGTGTAAAACCTATAGACGGTTCAAACTTTGTCTTTGAAGCAGACAACTTCATTGTTGCAATCGGACAAAGCCCAAATCCTCTTATCAAAAAAGCCGTACCTGACCTTGAGCTAAATCCTAACGGTTCTATTAAAGTAGATGAAACCCTTATGACAAATATTGAAGGTGTTTTTGCAGGAGGCGACATTGTCACAGGCGCAGCTACTGTCATTCTTGCAATGGGAATGGGTAAAAAAGCTGCAGAGAGCATTGATAGATATTTAAATGCTAAAAAGGCATAA
- a CDS encoding redox-sensing transcriptional repressor Rex: MFKKKNISLAVIRRLPRYLRYVEDLLNHDVMRISSSELSQRMGYTASQVRQDFNNFGGFGQQGYGYSTQVLYENLVKILGLDRNFKMVIVGVGNLGQALANYANFYKKGFRLIGLFDIDPQKVGKTIRDIKIEHIDRLKDFIKKNDVDIGVLCVPADVAQEVADIMVEGGIKGIWNFTAKEIEVKGDVVVENVHLIDSLMVLSYKLNEKLLEKERIK; encoded by the coding sequence TTGTTCAAAAAAAAGAACATCTCACTTGCAGTTATAAGAAGACTACCAAGGTATCTTCGGTATGTTGAAGATCTCTTAAACCATGATGTAATGAGAATATCCTCGTCAGAGCTGAGCCAGAGAATGGGTTATACTGCTTCTCAGGTAAGGCAGGATTTTAACAATTTTGGCGGGTTTGGTCAGCAAGGATATGGTTACAGCACACAGGTTCTTTATGAGAATCTTGTAAAAATTTTGGGACTTGACAGGAATTTTAAAATGGTCATTGTGGGAGTAGGTAACTTGGGGCAAGCACTGGCAAACTATGCTAACTTCTATAAAAAAGGGTTTAGACTCATTGGACTTTTTGACATTGACCCTCAAAAGGTGGGTAAAACTATACGTGATATAAAGATTGAACATATTGACAGGCTTAAAGATTTTATAAAGAAGAACGATGTTGATATAGGTGTTTTATGTGTACCAGCAGATGTTGCGCAAGAGGTTGCAGATATAATGGTTGAAGGTGGAATAAAGGGTATTTGGAATTTTACTGCAAAAGAGATTGAAGTAAAAGGTGATGTGGTTGTTGAGAATGTGCATCTGATTGACAGTCTGATGGTCTTGTCGTACAAGCTAAATGAAAAACTTCTTGAAAAAGAGAGAATAAAGTAA
- the thrC gene encoding threonine synthase yields the protein MQYISTRGDKEVKAKEAIYRGIAEDGGLYTPVFIPHIDLSKIKNIESYANLAKYIFELYLTDFTNEEVADCIDKSYSRGKFDAKDVVVVKKLDSRLFALELWHGPTYAFKDVALQVLPHLLLKSMPTFYKQALILVATSGDTGKAALEGFKDVDRTKIVVFYPSEGVSDVQKRQMTTQEGRNTFVAGIRGNFDDAQSGVKEIFTSKKCIDTIENLGFFFTSANSINFGRLLPQIVYYIWSYLVLFKNGDIREGEKINFVVPTGNFGNILAGFIAKIMGIPINKLIVASNINSVVADFIRTGLYDRRREFYKTISPSMDILVASNLERLLYLVTKDSKKVKKYMLDLKAEGYFKVEEEILKEIQESFWGDFSTDDQTRNSIKSIYHKYGYLVDPHSAVGFDVYRKYQKQTFDNTKTVVLQTANPYKFAKDVLNALFDGEYNNIDPFEAVDVLYAKTGVDIPEGIKSLLAKPILHPDVIEKDKMFDFILEKIRDN from the coding sequence ATGCAATATATAAGTACAAGAGGAGATAAAGAGGTAAAGGCAAAAGAGGCTATTTACAGGGGAATAGCTGAGGATGGGGGGCTTTACACCCCTGTTTTCATTCCTCATATTGATTTGAGTAAGATAAAAAATATAGAATCTTATGCAAATCTTGCAAAATATATATTTGAGCTCTACCTTACTGATTTTACGAATGAAGAAGTTGCTGATTGCATTGACAAGTCATACAGCCGTGGAAAGTTTGATGCAAAAGATGTTGTTGTTGTAAAAAAGCTTGACAGCCGCCTTTTTGCGCTTGAACTTTGGCATGGTCCGACATACGCTTTTAAAGATGTTGCATTGCAGGTGCTTCCTCATCTTTTGTTAAAATCAATGCCAACTTTTTACAAACAGGCACTCATACTTGTTGCAACATCAGGCGATACTGGCAAGGCTGCCTTAGAAGGTTTTAAGGATGTTGATAGAACAAAAATAGTCGTGTTTTATCCATCTGAGGGTGTATCTGATGTTCAAAAAAGGCAGATGACAACCCAGGAAGGCAGAAACACTTTTGTTGCTGGGATAAGAGGCAATTTTGATGATGCCCAATCAGGAGTGAAAGAGATTTTCACAAGCAAAAAATGCATAGACACAATCGAAAATCTTGGGTTTTTCTTTACCTCCGCAAACTCAATAAATTTTGGTAGATTATTGCCACAGATTGTATACTATATTTGGAGCTATCTTGTACTTTTTAAGAATGGTGATATTCGCGAAGGTGAAAAAATAAACTTTGTTGTTCCGACAGGTAATTTTGGCAATATATTGGCAGGTTTTATTGCAAAAATCATGGGAATTCCTATAAATAAGCTTATTGTTGCTTCTAATATAAACAGTGTAGTTGCTGATTTTATCAGGACAGGCTTATATGATAGAAGAAGAGAGTTTTACAAAACAATTTCACCTTCAATGGATATTCTTGTTGCAAGTAATTTGGAGAGGTTATTATATTTGGTAACAAAAGATTCAAAAAAAGTTAAAAAGTACATGTTAGATTTGAAAGCTGAGGGGTATTTCAAAGTTGAAGAAGAAATTTTAAAAGAGATTCAGGAAAGTTTCTGGGGTGATTTTTCCACAGATGACCAGACAAGAAATAGTATAAAGAGCATTTACCACAAGTATGGCTATCTTGTTGATCCGCATTCTGCTGTTGGGTTTGATGTTTACAGAAAGTACCAGAAGCAGACATTTGATAATACAAAAACAGTTGTACTTCAAACCGCAAATCCTTACAAGTTTGCAAAAGATGTTTTGAACGCTTTGTTTGATGGTGAATATAATAATATTGACCCGTTTGAAGCTGTAGATGTTTTGTATGCAAAGACAGGTGTCGACATTCCGGAGGGGATTAAAAGCCTTCTTGCAAAACCGATTTTACATCCTGATGTGATAGAAAAAGATAAGATGTTTGATTTTATATTAGAGAAAATAAGAGATAATTGA
- the glnA gene encoding type I glutamate--ammonia ligase has translation MKNYTKEDIIRICKEQDVKFIRLQFVDIFGILKNVAVPVEQLEAVLNNEVMFDGSSIEGFVRIQESDMYLRPDLNTFTIFPWRPSPNKVARLICDVYLPDGTPFPGCPRGVLKKMLKKAEEMGFKFFVGPEIEFFLFLTDENGNPTLHTHDQGGYFDLGPVDLGEDARRDMVLTLEEMGFEIEASHHEVAPGQHEIDFKYDDALYTADNVVTFKLVVKTIAQRHGLHATFMPKPIFGINGSGMHTNMSLARVSDGKNAFLDPNDKLQLSKEAYYFIGGLMKHAREFALVTNPLVNSYKRLVPGYEAPVYIAWSPRNRSPLIRVPAKRGQATRVELRNPDPSANPYLAFAAVLAAGLDGIKNKIEPPEPVEENIFIMSEEERAKRGIGSLPGSLEEAIKEFENSALMRETLGDHIFEKYLEAKKLEWDDYRTKVHQWEIDSYLTKY, from the coding sequence ATGAAGAATTACACCAAGGAAGACATTATTCGCATATGCAAGGAGCAGGATGTAAAATTTATAAGGCTTCAGTTTGTGGACATTTTCGGAATTTTAAAGAATGTTGCTGTCCCTGTTGAGCAGCTTGAAGCAGTGTTGAACAATGAAGTTATGTTTGATGGTTCTTCAATCGAAGGGTTTGTGAGAATTCAAGAATCAGACATGTATTTAAGACCAGACCTTAACACATTCACAATCTTTCCATGGAGACCGTCACCAAACAAAGTAGCAAGGTTAATTTGCGATGTTTATCTTCCAGATGGAACACCTTTCCCTGGGTGCCCACGCGGTGTGCTAAAGAAAATGCTCAAAAAAGCTGAGGAGATGGGATTTAAGTTTTTTGTTGGACCAGAGATAGAATTTTTCTTGTTCCTCACAGATGAGAATGGTAACCCAACTTTGCATACACATGACCAAGGCGGATATTTTGATTTGGGTCCTGTTGATTTGGGTGAGGATGCAAGAAGAGACATGGTATTGACCTTAGAAGAGATGGGATTTGAGATAGAGGCATCTCACCATGAGGTTGCGCCTGGCCAGCATGAGATTGACTTTAAATATGACGATGCACTTTATACAGCTGACAATGTTGTGACATTCAAGCTTGTTGTAAAGACAATTGCACAAAGACATGGTCTACATGCGACATTTATGCCAAAGCCAATATTTGGTATCAATGGTTCTGGTATGCATACAAATATGTCTCTTGCAAGGGTATCTGATGGGAAGAATGCATTTTTAGACCCAAATGATAAGCTTCAACTTTCAAAAGAAGCATATTACTTTATTGGTGGTCTTATGAAGCATGCAAGAGAGTTTGCGCTTGTTACAAACCCACTTGTAAATTCATATAAGAGACTTGTGCCAGGGTATGAAGCACCAGTTTACATTGCATGGTCACCAAGAAACAGAAGCCCGCTTATAAGAGTTCCAGCTAAAAGAGGCCAGGCAACAAGGGTTGAGCTAAGAAATCCTGACCCATCAGCAAATCCATATTTGGCATTTGCAGCTGTTTTAGCGGCTGGACTTGATGGCATTAAGAACAAGATTGAGCCACCAGAACCAGTTGAAGAAAACATCTTCATAATGAGCGAAGAAGAAAGAGCAAAACGCGGAATTGGAAGTTTGCCGGGAAGCTTAGAAGAAGCTATAAAGGAATTTGAAAACAGTGCTCTTATGAGAGAGACACTTGGAGATCATATCTTTGAAAAGTACTTAGAAGCAAAGAAACTTGAATGGGATGATTACAGAACAAAAGTACATCAATGGGAGATTGACTCATATCTCACAAAGTACTAA
- a CDS encoding RNA-binding S4 domain-containing protein, whose protein sequence is MRIDKYLKVSRIIKRRTLAQQACEAGRVFVNGRVAKPSTDIKVGDIIEVHFGDRVFKCKVASVDEKVQKNLANSMYEVIE, encoded by the coding sequence ATGCGAATAGATAAATATCTGAAAGTGTCGAGAATTATCAAAAGAAGGACTTTGGCTCAGCAAGCATGTGAAGCAGGAAGAGTATTTGTGAACGGAAGAGTAGCAAAACCATCGACTGATATCAAAGTTGGTGATATCATTGAGGTACACTTTGGTGATAGGGTTTTTAAATGCAAAGTAGCAAGCGTTGATGAGAAGGTTCAAAAAAATTTAGCAAATTCCATGTATGAAGTGATTGAGTAA